A single Scleropages formosus chromosome 4, fSclFor1.1, whole genome shotgun sequence DNA region contains:
- the ccdc88ab gene encoding girdin isoform X1 has translation MENEVFTPLLEQFMLNPLVTWVKTFGQLAGKDGTKLLEYVELVDGVYLNDIMLQINPKSDIQRTNKKVNNDSTLRIQNLSILIRQIKSYYQETLQQLIMMPLPNVLVLGRNPLSEQGLYEMKKLLLLLLGCAVQCDKKEEYIEKIQNLDFDTKAAIASHIQEVTHNQENVLDLQWVEGGELSPEDLDSISRNMAFHLKRLVDERDDQLETIVELTQERDCGQCSPAVACVQSPGDSPSMRRTESRQHLSVELADAKARIRRLRQELEEKTEQLMDCRQELESMELELKRIQQENMQLLGEARTARAYRDELDALREKAIRVDKLESEVGRYKERLHEFEFYRTRVEELKEDNQVLLETKTMLEDQLAGSWARADKLHELEKENLQLKAKLHDLEMDRDMDRKRIEELLEENLSLEMAQKQSMEESLHLGWELEQLSKTPEHTEVPQKSLGHEVNELTSSRLLKLEKENQALLKTVEELKGTTNPEDSAVRLLKAEKENQRLTEKLEQLESELNAEKQSLQSAESLSGDLMKEKAQLERTLETLQENSERQVKVLEQENEHLNKTIASLRQRSQISAEARVKDVETENRVLHESIKETSNKLSKLEFERRQLRKDLEYYKEKGERAEELELEVHRLQRENEGLQKRVAALGITCEKVETLERENVELEAEGRRLKKKLDSFRNTAIQLEALEKENSQLEEENLELRRTTEALRSAGTKAAQLELENRELESERSQLKRSLELLKASSKKTERLEMSCQGLDTENQRLQKALENSSRKIQHLEGELHDVETENQSLQRNLEELKISSKRLEQLEKENKVLEQETSQLEKDKKQLEKENKWLRQQAEIRDSKLDEDNLRIVHLEKENRSLNKEMSIFKDSCSRMKDLEKENKELVKQATIDKKTLVTLREELVNEKLKTQQMNNDLEKLTHELEKIGLNKERLLHDEQSSDDRYKLLESKLESTMKKSLEIKEEKIAALEARLQESSNLNQQLRQELKTVKKNYEALRQREEEERMMQSSPPRVGEKAQVVSKWEKESHEATRELLKVKDRLIEVERNNATLQAEKQALRTQLKQLEAQSENLQAQILALQRQTASLQENNTTLQTQNAKLQVENSTLNSQSAALLAQNAQLQSQQSSTESEKESAVREREELRATYELLLRDHEKLAALHERQAIEYEALISKHGGLKSAHKSLELEHRELEDRYNQLLKQKAQLEELETVLKKEQEKMVSESKSHEATAAQYHKLKDENDRLNQKYLQLLKDNEGLQADHKNLKSQLNSSKLEQTRLEADFSKLKEQYQQLDITSTKLTNQCELLSQLKGNLEEENRHLLDQIQTLMLQNRTLLEQTMESKDLFHVEQRQYIDKLNELRRQKEKLEEKIMDQYKFYDPSPPRRRGNWITLKMKKLIKPKSRDRIRSLTLTPTRSESNEGFPGLPPADSQDSSSMGSLDDSLSHKRSSRKRGQNIHLQCPSNVTALKRLPFMRNRLKEKDKVKAIYRRSMSMNDLLQSMALAGGPWAGSSENLDEPEEAANRQRLKELGSMAYSTTAINYATLNLPSGHRSKQRLKAKDNASCEDVAPASSDDTNGPRSQAGAMNGNHSRPQSESSGEFSLSLDNEGWSSGSSPVQQPLSQRSSRQSPLPFRKSLEPPSAQARKKAASPGSEVMSLQQFLEESGSPAEGNSQENVTTEPSQPPAELMEPARRDRGEGGTRGILRSASGRTVPTDSSADSRTLKSGHGSIGRPNLRKAESTRVKGSAQVRPTLSVQSKANSVSDRLDASASTLPRASSVISTAEGSSRRTSIHDFMSKDTRMPVSVDPSPSKARARSQAMPSEYPSCTDPQALPHCTPSQAPYGPSALPKSTSLPLAGSDPQKQGPALSSLESFLGSTFTVDSVFMDTIFSEPVFNSTGKSQTFLSLNTSLVSNISGVPVKPAPWPGKTEHETQQNMGLSPSPPVQRANDHSVIATGPETADPQAPTLTSEDSQSLWYEYGCV, from the exons GAAACACTACAACAGTTGATCATGATGCCTCTCCCTAATGTGCTGGTGCTGGGCAGGAATCCACTTTCTG AACAAGGACTGTATGAAATGAAGAAGttactactgctgctgttggGCTGTGCAGTTCAG TGTGACAAGAAAGAAGAATATATTGAAAAGATCCAGAACTTAGATTTTGATACAAAAGCAGCAATTGCATCTCACATTCAAGAG GTGACCCACAATCAAGAGAACGTGTTGGACCTGCAATGGGTGGAAGGTGGAGAGCTTTCCCCAGAGGACCTGGACTCCATATCCAGGAACATGGCCTTCCATCTAAAACGTCTGGTGGATGAGCGGGATGACCAATTGGAG ACCATTGTGGAGCTGACCCAGGAACGTGACTGCGGCCAATGCTCTCCTGCAGTGGCCTGTGTCCAGTCCCCTGGGGATTCCCCCAGCATGCGCCGCACTGAGAGCCGCCAGCACCTGTCTGTGGAGCTTGCGGATGCCAAGGCTAGGATAAGACGACTGAGGCAGGAGCT GGAGGAGAAGACTGAGCAGCTGATGGATTGCAGACAGGAGCTGGAGAGCATGGAGCTGGAACTGAAGAGGATCCAACAAGAG AACATGCAGCTGTTAGGTGAAGCTCGTACAGCTAGGGCCTATCGTGATGAGCTTGATGCCTTGAGGGAAAAGGCCATTCGGGTGGACAAGCTGGAGAGTGAAGTTGGACGCTACAAGGAGAGACTGCACGAATTTGAGTTCTACAGAACCCGGGTGGAG GAATTGAAAGAGGACAACCAAGTGTTGTTGGAGACCAAGACCATGCTGGAGGACCAGCTGGCAGGATCGTGGGCACGTGCCGATAAATTACACGAGCTGGAAAAGGAGAACCTGCAGCTTAAGGCCAAGCTCCATGATCTGGAGATG gacCGGGACATGGACAGGAAACGCAtcgaggagctgctggaggagaaccTCAGCCTGGAGATGGCTCAGAAGCAGAGCATGGAGGAGTCTCTGCATCTGGGCTGGGAGCTAGAGCAGCTTTCCAAGActccagagcacacagagg TACCACAGAAGTCACTGGGCCATGAAGTGAATGAGCTGACTTCCAGCCGACTGctgaagctggagaaggagaaccaGGCTCTGCTGAAGACTGTGGAAGAGCTAAAGGGAACAACAAACCCTGAGGACAGTGCTGTCCGCTTGcttaaagcagaaaaagagaacCAGAGGCTCACTGAGAAG TTGGAGCAGCTAGAGAGTGAGCTGAATGCTGAGAAGCAGAGCTTGCAGAGTGCAGAGAGCCTCAGTGGGGACTTGATGAAGGAAAAGGCTCAGCTAGAGAGGACCCTGGAGACCCTGCAGGAGAACTCAGAGAGACAG GTGAAAGTCCTTGAGCAAGAAAACGAACATTTGAACAAGACCATTGCTTCCCTGCGGCAGCGCTCCCAGATCAGTGCTGAAGCACGGGTCAAAGATGTGGAGACAGAGAACAGGGTACTGCATGAGTCCATCAAAGAGACCAGTAACAAGCTCAGCAAACTTGAGTTTGAACGTAGACAGCTGCGCAAAGACCTAGAATACTACAAGGAGAAAGGAGAGCGGgcagaggagctggagctggaggtaCACCGGCTGCAGCGGGAGAATGAAGGTCTACAGAAACGTGTAGCTGCCCTTGGAATCACCTGTGAGAAGGTGGAGACTCTGGAGCGAGAGAATGTGGAGTTGGAGGCTGAGGGTCGGCGATTAAAGAAGAAGCTGGACAGCTTTCGCAACACAGCCATCCAGTTGGAGGCGTTGGAAAAGGAAAATTCCCAACTAGAAGAAGAGAACCTGGAGCTGCGGCGTACCACCGAGGCCCTTCGTTCAGCTGGAACTAAGGCAGCCCAGCTGGAGCTAGAGAACCGTGAGCTAGAGAGCGAGCGGAGCCAGCTGAAGAGAAGCCTGGAACTGCTGAAGGCCTCTTCCAAGAAAACAGAACGCCTGGAGATGAGCTGCCAGGGCCTGGACACAGAAAACCAGCGCCTGCAGAAAGCATTGGAGAACAGCAGCCGCAAAATCCAACACCTGGAGGGTGAGTTGCATGATGTAGAAACGGAGAATCAGAGCCTGCAGAGGAACCTGGAGGAGCTGAAGATTTCCAGCAAGCggctggagcagctggagaaggaaaacaagGTTCTTGAACAGGAGACCTCGCAGCTGGAGAAAGACAAGAAGCAGTTGGAGAAGGAAAATAAGTGGCTTCGGCAGCAGGCTGAGATTCGGGACTCCAAGTTGGATGAAGACAACCTGCGCATTGttcatttggagaaagagaACCGATCCCTCAACAAGGAGATGAGCATATTTAAGGACTCTTGCTCTAGAATGAAAGACCTGGAGAAGGAGAACAAGGAACTGGTCAAACAAGCCACCATTGACAAGAAGACACTAGTTACATTACGAGAG GAGCTGgtgaatgaaaaactgaaaacccAGCAGATGAACAATGACCTAGAGAAGCTAACACATGAACTAGAGAAGATTGGCCTTAACAAGGAAAGGCTTCTCCATGATGAGCAGAGCTCAGATGACAG GTACAAGCTGCTCGAGTCCAAGCTGGAGTCTACCATGAAGAAGTCTCTAGAGATCAAAGAGGAAAAGATTGCTGCCCTTGAGGCCAGACTGCAGGAGTCTTCtaacctcaaccagcagctgcGGCAAGAGTTGAAGACA GTGAAGAAGAACTATGAGGCACTGCggcagagagaggaggaggaacgcATGATGCAGAGCTCACCACCTCGGGTTGGAGAGAAAGCACAGGTGGTGAGCAAATGGGAGAAGGAAAGCCATGAAGCCACTCGTGAGCTGCTTAAAGTCAAAGACAGACTGATTGAGGTTGAGAGAAAT AATGCCACCTTGCAGGCAGAAAAGCAGGCACTGCGCACACAGCTGAAGCAGCTGGAGGCCCAGAGTGAAAACTTGCAGGCACAGATTCTAGCCTTGCAGAGGCAAACAGCCTCACTGCAGGAGAACAACACAACACTGCAGACACAAAATGCCAAGCTGCAG GTGGAAAACTCCACCCTGAATTCTCAGAGCGCTGCCCTGCTGGCACAGAATGCCCAGCTTCAGAGCCAACAGTCTAGCAcagaaagtgagaaagaaagCGCAGTGCGGGAGAGAGAGGAATTGCGGGCCACCTATGAGTTGCTTTTACGTGACCATGAGAAGCTGGCTGCGCTACATGAGCGCCAGGCCATAGAGTACGAGGCGCTCATCAGCAAGCACGGTGGCTTGAAGTCAGCACACAAGAGTCTAGAGCTGGAGCACCGTGAACTGGAGGACCG GTACAACCAGCTGCTGAAGCAGAAAGCTCAGCTGGAGGAGCTTGAGACAGTGTTGAAGAAGGAACAGGAGAAGATGGTCTCAGAGAGCAAGAGCCACGAGGCTACAGCAGCTCAATACCACAAGCTGAAGGATGAGAATGACAG GCTAAACCAGAAATACCTCCAGCTACTGAAGGACAATGAGGGACTGCAGGCAGACCACAAGAACCTGAAGAGCCAGCTGAACAGTTCCAAGCTGGAGCAGACCCGTCTTGAAGCTGATTTCTCCAAACTAAAAGAACAGTACCAACAGCTGGATATAACATCCACCAAGCTGACCAACCAGTGTGAG ctgctcagccaGTTAAAGGGGAACCTTGAAGAGGAAAATAGACACCTGTTGGACCAGATCCAGACTCTAATGCTGCAGAACCGGACCCTGCTAGAGCAGACCATGGAGAGCAAGGACCTCTTCCATGTGGAACAGAGGCAGTATAT AGACAAGCTGAACGAGCTAAGAAGGCAGAAGGAGAAGCTGGAAGAGAAGATCATGGATCAGTACAAATTTTATGACCCCTCACCACCAAGGAG GAGAGGCAACTGGATCACACTGAAGATGAAAAAACTGATTAAGCCCAAAAGCCGAGATCGAATCCGTTCTCTGACACTGACACCTACACGCTCCGAATCCAATGAGGGCTTTCCGGGCCTGCCACCTGCCGACAGTCAGGACAGCTCCTCCATGGGTTCCCTGGATGATTCCCTGTCCCACAAGAGGAGCAGCA GGAAGAGAGGTCAGAACATCCATTTGCAGTGTCCTTCAAATG TGACCGCACTGAAAAGGTTGCCCTTTATGAGGAACAGACTGAAGGAAAAGGATAAAGTCAAGGCCATCTATCGCCGTTCCATGT CCATGAACGACCTGTTGCAGTCCATGGCCCTGGCGGGGGGTCCGTGGGCTGGTAGCTCTGAGAACCTGGATGAGCCTGAGGAGGCAGCCAACAGACAGCGCCTGAAGGAGCTGGGATCCATGGCCTACTCCACCACGGCCATCAACTACGCCACTCTCAACCTCCCCTCTGGCCACAGGTCCAAGCAAAGGCTTAAAGCCAAAG aCAATGCCTCCTGTGAGGATGTTGCACCAGCATCCTCAGATGATACCAATGGACCCAGAAGCCAAG CAGGTGCAATGAATGGCAACCACAGCCGCCCACAGAGTGAGAGCAGCGGTGAATTCAGCTTGAGTCTAGACAACGAGGGCTGGTCCAGTGGCAGCAGTCCTGTTCAACAGCCCTTGTCCCAACGCTCATCACGCCAGAGCCCCCTGCCCTTTCGCAAGAGTCTGGAGCCCCCGTCAGCACAGGCTAGGAAGAAGGCTGCCTCACCAGGAAGCGAGGTCATGTCCCTACAGCAGTTCCTGGAAGAAAGCGGCAGCCCAGCCGAG GGCAACAGTCAGGAGAATGTCACCACAGAGCCATCTCAACCGCCTGCAGAGTTGATGGAACCTGCACGACGTGAccgtggggaggggggcactaGGGGAATCCTGCGTTCAGCCAGTGGCAGGACTGTACCAACGGACTCCAGTGCTGACAGCCGGACGCTGAAGTCTGGCCATGGTTCAATAGGGCGTCCCAACCTTCGCAAGGCAGAGAGTACACGGGTGAAGGGTTCTGCTCAGGTGCGACCTACCCTGAGTGTCCAGAGCAAGGCCAACTCCGTGTCTGATCGCTTGGATGCCTCAGCCTCCACCTTGCCCCGTGCCAGCAGCGTCATCTCCACTGCTGAGGGTTCTAGCCGCCGCACAAGCATCCATGACTTCATGTCCAAGGATACACGGATGCCTGTCTCTGTGGACCCCTCCCCCTCGAAGGCCAGGGCCCGCAGCCAGGCCATGCCCAGTGAGTACCCTTCGTGTACTGATCCCCAGGCACTACCCCACTGCACGCCCTCCCAGGCTCCGTACGGTCCTTCGGCATTGCCCAAATCCACCAGCCTGCCCCTAGCTGGCAGCGACCCCCAGAAACAGGGGCCGGCACTGTCCAGCCTGGAATCATTCCTGGGCTCCACATTCACTGTGGACTCAGTCTTTATGGACACGATCTTCAGCGAGCCAGTGTTCAACAGCACTGGTAAGAGCCAGACATTTCTCTCCCTCAACACCTCCCTGGTCAGTAACATCAGCGGTGTTCCTGTGAAGCCAGCCCCCTGGCCTGGTAAAACAGAACATGAGACCCAGCAGAACATGGGCTTAAGCCCCAGTCCACCTGTCCAAAGGGCTAATGACCACAGTGTCATTGCCACTGGCCCAGAGACAGCTGACCCACAGGCTCCCACCCTGACCTCTGAGGACAGCCAGTCCTTGTGGTATGAGTATGGCTGTGTGTAA
- the ccdc88ab gene encoding girdin isoform X5 has translation MENEVFTPLLEQFMLNPLVTWVKTFGQLAGKDGTKLLEYVELVDGVYLNDIMLQINPKSDIQRTNKKVNNDSTLRIQNLSILIRQIKSYYQETLQQLIMMPLPNVLVLGRNPLSEQGLYEMKKLLLLLLGCAVQCDKKEEYIEKIQNLDFDTKAAIASHIQEVTHNQENVLDLQWVEGGELSPEDLDSISRNMAFHLKRLVDERDDQLETIVELTQERDCGQCSPAVACVQSPGDSPSMRRTESRQHLSVELADAKARIRRLRQELEEKTEQLMDCRQELESMELELKRIQQENMQLLGEARTARAYRDELDALREKAIRVDKLESEVGRYKERLHEFEFYRTRVEELKEDNQVLLETKTMLEDQLAGSWARADKLHELEKENLQLKAKLHDLEMDRDMDRKRIEELLEENLSLEMAQKQSMEESLHLGWELEQLSKTPEHTEVPQKSLGHEVNELTSSRLLKLEKENQALLKTVEELKGTTNPEDSAVRLLKAEKENQRLTEKLEQLESELNAEKQSLQSAESLSGDLMKEKAQLERTLETLQENSERQVKVLEQENEHLNKTIASLRQRSQISAEARVKDVETENRVLHESIKETSNKLSKLEFERRQLRKDLEYYKEKGERAEELELEVHRLQRENEGLQKRVAALGITCEKVETLERENVELEAEGRRLKKKLDSFRNTAIQLEALEKENSQLEEENLELRRTTEALRSAGTKAAQLELENRELESERSQLKRSLELLKASSKKTERLEMSCQGLDTENQRLQKALENSSRKIQHLEGELHDVETENQSLQRNLEELKISSKRLEQLEKENKVLEQETSQLEKDKKQLEKENKWLRQQAEIRDSKLDEDNLRIVHLEKENRSLNKEMSIFKDSCSRMKDLEKENKELVKQATIDKKTLVTLREELVNEKLKTQQMNNDLEKLTHELEKIGLNKERLLHDEQSSDDRYKLLESKLESTMKKSLEIKEEKIAALEARLQESSNLNQQLRQELKTVKKNYEALRQREEEERMMQSSPPRVGEKAQVVSKWEKESHEATRELLKVKDRLIEVERNNATLQAEKQALRTQLKQLEAQSENLQAQILALQRQTASLQENNTTLQTQNAKLQVENSTLNSQSAALLAQNAQLQSQQSSTESEKESAVREREELRATYELLLRDHEKLAALHERQAIEYEALISKHGGLKSAHKSLELEHRELEDRYNQLLKQKAQLEELETVLKKEQEKMVSESKSHEATAAQYHKLKDENDRLNQKYLQLLKDNEGLQADHKNLKSQLNSSKLEQTRLEADFSKLKEQYQQLDITSTKLTNQCELLSQLKGNLEEENRHLLDQIQTLMLQNRTLLEQTMESKDLFHVEQRQYIDKLNELRRQKEKLEEKIMDQYKFYDPSPPRRRGNWITLKMKKLIKPKSRDRIRSLTLTPTRSESNEGFPGLPPADSQDSSSMGSLDDSLSHKRSSRKRGQNIHLQCPSNVTALKRLPFMRNRLKEKDKVKAIYRRSMSMNDLLQSMALAGGPWAGSSENLDEPEEAANRQRLKELGSMAYSTTAINYATLNLPSGHRSKQRLKAKDNASCEDVAPASSDDTNGPRSQAGAMNGNHSRPQSESSGEFSLSLDNEGWSSGSSPVQQPLSQRSSRQSPLPFRKSLEPPSAQARKKAASPGSEVMSLQQFLEESGSPAEGNSQENVTTEPSQPPAELMEPARRDRGEGGTRGILRSASGRTVPTDSSADSRTLKSGHGSIGRPNLRKAESTRVKGSAQVRPTLSVQSKANSVSDRLDASASTLPRASSVISTAEGSSRRTSIHDFMSKDTRMPVSVDPSPSKARARSQAMPKGKLSTKLSVSSL, from the exons GAAACACTACAACAGTTGATCATGATGCCTCTCCCTAATGTGCTGGTGCTGGGCAGGAATCCACTTTCTG AACAAGGACTGTATGAAATGAAGAAGttactactgctgctgttggGCTGTGCAGTTCAG TGTGACAAGAAAGAAGAATATATTGAAAAGATCCAGAACTTAGATTTTGATACAAAAGCAGCAATTGCATCTCACATTCAAGAG GTGACCCACAATCAAGAGAACGTGTTGGACCTGCAATGGGTGGAAGGTGGAGAGCTTTCCCCAGAGGACCTGGACTCCATATCCAGGAACATGGCCTTCCATCTAAAACGTCTGGTGGATGAGCGGGATGACCAATTGGAG ACCATTGTGGAGCTGACCCAGGAACGTGACTGCGGCCAATGCTCTCCTGCAGTGGCCTGTGTCCAGTCCCCTGGGGATTCCCCCAGCATGCGCCGCACTGAGAGCCGCCAGCACCTGTCTGTGGAGCTTGCGGATGCCAAGGCTAGGATAAGACGACTGAGGCAGGAGCT GGAGGAGAAGACTGAGCAGCTGATGGATTGCAGACAGGAGCTGGAGAGCATGGAGCTGGAACTGAAGAGGATCCAACAAGAG AACATGCAGCTGTTAGGTGAAGCTCGTACAGCTAGGGCCTATCGTGATGAGCTTGATGCCTTGAGGGAAAAGGCCATTCGGGTGGACAAGCTGGAGAGTGAAGTTGGACGCTACAAGGAGAGACTGCACGAATTTGAGTTCTACAGAACCCGGGTGGAG GAATTGAAAGAGGACAACCAAGTGTTGTTGGAGACCAAGACCATGCTGGAGGACCAGCTGGCAGGATCGTGGGCACGTGCCGATAAATTACACGAGCTGGAAAAGGAGAACCTGCAGCTTAAGGCCAAGCTCCATGATCTGGAGATG gacCGGGACATGGACAGGAAACGCAtcgaggagctgctggaggagaaccTCAGCCTGGAGATGGCTCAGAAGCAGAGCATGGAGGAGTCTCTGCATCTGGGCTGGGAGCTAGAGCAGCTTTCCAAGActccagagcacacagagg TACCACAGAAGTCACTGGGCCATGAAGTGAATGAGCTGACTTCCAGCCGACTGctgaagctggagaaggagaaccaGGCTCTGCTGAAGACTGTGGAAGAGCTAAAGGGAACAACAAACCCTGAGGACAGTGCTGTCCGCTTGcttaaagcagaaaaagagaacCAGAGGCTCACTGAGAAG TTGGAGCAGCTAGAGAGTGAGCTGAATGCTGAGAAGCAGAGCTTGCAGAGTGCAGAGAGCCTCAGTGGGGACTTGATGAAGGAAAAGGCTCAGCTAGAGAGGACCCTGGAGACCCTGCAGGAGAACTCAGAGAGACAG GTGAAAGTCCTTGAGCAAGAAAACGAACATTTGAACAAGACCATTGCTTCCCTGCGGCAGCGCTCCCAGATCAGTGCTGAAGCACGGGTCAAAGATGTGGAGACAGAGAACAGGGTACTGCATGAGTCCATCAAAGAGACCAGTAACAAGCTCAGCAAACTTGAGTTTGAACGTAGACAGCTGCGCAAAGACCTAGAATACTACAAGGAGAAAGGAGAGCGGgcagaggagctggagctggaggtaCACCGGCTGCAGCGGGAGAATGAAGGTCTACAGAAACGTGTAGCTGCCCTTGGAATCACCTGTGAGAAGGTGGAGACTCTGGAGCGAGAGAATGTGGAGTTGGAGGCTGAGGGTCGGCGATTAAAGAAGAAGCTGGACAGCTTTCGCAACACAGCCATCCAGTTGGAGGCGTTGGAAAAGGAAAATTCCCAACTAGAAGAAGAGAACCTGGAGCTGCGGCGTACCACCGAGGCCCTTCGTTCAGCTGGAACTAAGGCAGCCCAGCTGGAGCTAGAGAACCGTGAGCTAGAGAGCGAGCGGAGCCAGCTGAAGAGAAGCCTGGAACTGCTGAAGGCCTCTTCCAAGAAAACAGAACGCCTGGAGATGAGCTGCCAGGGCCTGGACACAGAAAACCAGCGCCTGCAGAAAGCATTGGAGAACAGCAGCCGCAAAATCCAACACCTGGAGGGTGAGTTGCATGATGTAGAAACGGAGAATCAGAGCCTGCAGAGGAACCTGGAGGAGCTGAAGATTTCCAGCAAGCggctggagcagctggagaaggaaaacaagGTTCTTGAACAGGAGACCTCGCAGCTGGAGAAAGACAAGAAGCAGTTGGAGAAGGAAAATAAGTGGCTTCGGCAGCAGGCTGAGATTCGGGACTCCAAGTTGGATGAAGACAACCTGCGCATTGttcatttggagaaagagaACCGATCCCTCAACAAGGAGATGAGCATATTTAAGGACTCTTGCTCTAGAATGAAAGACCTGGAGAAGGAGAACAAGGAACTGGTCAAACAAGCCACCATTGACAAGAAGACACTAGTTACATTACGAGAG GAGCTGgtgaatgaaaaactgaaaacccAGCAGATGAACAATGACCTAGAGAAGCTAACACATGAACTAGAGAAGATTGGCCTTAACAAGGAAAGGCTTCTCCATGATGAGCAGAGCTCAGATGACAG GTACAAGCTGCTCGAGTCCAAGCTGGAGTCTACCATGAAGAAGTCTCTAGAGATCAAAGAGGAAAAGATTGCTGCCCTTGAGGCCAGACTGCAGGAGTCTTCtaacctcaaccagcagctgcGGCAAGAGTTGAAGACA GTGAAGAAGAACTATGAGGCACTGCggcagagagaggaggaggaacgcATGATGCAGAGCTCACCACCTCGGGTTGGAGAGAAAGCACAGGTGGTGAGCAAATGGGAGAAGGAAAGCCATGAAGCCACTCGTGAGCTGCTTAAAGTCAAAGACAGACTGATTGAGGTTGAGAGAAAT AATGCCACCTTGCAGGCAGAAAAGCAGGCACTGCGCACACAGCTGAAGCAGCTGGAGGCCCAGAGTGAAAACTTGCAGGCACAGATTCTAGCCTTGCAGAGGCAAACAGCCTCACTGCAGGAGAACAACACAACACTGCAGACACAAAATGCCAAGCTGCAG GTGGAAAACTCCACCCTGAATTCTCAGAGCGCTGCCCTGCTGGCACAGAATGCCCAGCTTCAGAGCCAACAGTCTAGCAcagaaagtgagaaagaaagCGCAGTGCGGGAGAGAGAGGAATTGCGGGCCACCTATGAGTTGCTTTTACGTGACCATGAGAAGCTGGCTGCGCTACATGAGCGCCAGGCCATAGAGTACGAGGCGCTCATCAGCAAGCACGGTGGCTTGAAGTCAGCACACAAGAGTCTAGAGCTGGAGCACCGTGAACTGGAGGACCG GTACAACCAGCTGCTGAAGCAGAAAGCTCAGCTGGAGGAGCTTGAGACAGTGTTGAAGAAGGAACAGGAGAAGATGGTCTCAGAGAGCAAGAGCCACGAGGCTACAGCAGCTCAATACCACAAGCTGAAGGATGAGAATGACAG GCTAAACCAGAAATACCTCCAGCTACTGAAGGACAATGAGGGACTGCAGGCAGACCACAAGAACCTGAAGAGCCAGCTGAACAGTTCCAAGCTGGAGCAGACCCGTCTTGAAGCTGATTTCTCCAAACTAAAAGAACAGTACCAACAGCTGGATATAACATCCACCAAGCTGACCAACCAGTGTGAG ctgctcagccaGTTAAAGGGGAACCTTGAAGAGGAAAATAGACACCTGTTGGACCAGATCCAGACTCTAATGCTGCAGAACCGGACCCTGCTAGAGCAGACCATGGAGAGCAAGGACCTCTTCCATGTGGAACAGAGGCAGTATAT AGACAAGCTGAACGAGCTAAGAAGGCAGAAGGAGAAGCTGGAAGAGAAGATCATGGATCAGTACAAATTTTATGACCCCTCACCACCAAGGAG GAGAGGCAACTGGATCACACTGAAGATGAAAAAACTGATTAAGCCCAAAAGCCGAGATCGAATCCGTTCTCTGACACTGACACCTACACGCTCCGAATCCAATGAGGGCTTTCCGGGCCTGCCACCTGCCGACAGTCAGGACAGCTCCTCCATGGGTTCCCTGGATGATTCCCTGTCCCACAAGAGGAGCAGCA GGAAGAGAGGTCAGAACATCCATTTGCAGTGTCCTTCAAATG TGACCGCACTGAAAAGGTTGCCCTTTATGAGGAACAGACTGAAGGAAAAGGATAAAGTCAAGGCCATCTATCGCCGTTCCATGT CCATGAACGACCTGTTGCAGTCCATGGCCCTGGCGGGGGGTCCGTGGGCTGGTAGCTCTGAGAACCTGGATGAGCCTGAGGAGGCAGCCAACAGACAGCGCCTGAAGGAGCTGGGATCCATGGCCTACTCCACCACGGCCATCAACTACGCCACTCTCAACCTCCCCTCTGGCCACAGGTCCAAGCAAAGGCTTAAAGCCAAAG aCAATGCCTCCTGTGAGGATGTTGCACCAGCATCCTCAGATGATACCAATGGACCCAGAAGCCAAG CAGGTGCAATGAATGGCAACCACAGCCGCCCACAGAGTGAGAGCAGCGGTGAATTCAGCTTGAGTCTAGACAACGAGGGCTGGTCCAGTGGCAGCAGTCCTGTTCAACAGCCCTTGTCCCAACGCTCATCACGCCAGAGCCCCCTGCCCTTTCGCAAGAGTCTGGAGCCCCCGTCAGCACAGGCTAGGAAGAAGGCTGCCTCACCAGGAAGCGAGGTCATGTCCCTACAGCAGTTCCTGGAAGAAAGCGGCAGCCCAGCCGAG GGCAACAGTCAGGAGAATGTCACCACAGAGCCATCTCAACCGCCTGCAGAGTTGATGGAACCTGCACGACGTGAccgtggggaggggggcactaGGGGAATCCTGCGTTCAGCCAGTGGCAGGACTGTACCAACGGACTCCAGTGCTGACAGCCGGACGCTGAAGTCTGGCCATGGTTCAATAGGGCGTCCCAACCTTCGCAAGGCAGAGAGTACACGGGTGAAGGGTTCTGCTCAGGTGCGACCTACCCTGAGTGTCCAGAGCAAGGCCAACTCCGTGTCTGATCGCTTGGATGCCTCAGCCTCCACCTTGCCCCGTGCCAGCAGCGTCATCTCCACTGCTGAGGGTTCTAGCCGCCGCACAAGCATCCATGACTTCATGTCCAAGGATACACGGATGCCTGTCTCTGTGGACCCCTCCCCCTCGAAGGCCAGGGCCCGCAGCCAGGCCATGCCCA